The proteins below come from a single Bactrocera dorsalis isolate Fly_Bdor chromosome 5, ASM2337382v1, whole genome shotgun sequence genomic window:
- the LOC105229441 gene encoding general odorant-binding protein lush, whose translation MYLKINALKYFLTLLACTAVSAVTMQQFETSLDMMRNGCAPKFKIATEILDNLRAGEFIENNGDLKCYTRCIAQLAGTVTKKGDFSVQKALAQIPIILPPEMQDPAKEALNACKDVQKNYKESCDKVFYTTKCVRDFDPATFKFP comes from the exons atgtatttgaaaataaatgcattaaaatattttttaactctcTTAGCGTGCACAGCTGTTAGTGCG GTAACAATGCAGCAATTTGAAACCTCTCTAGACATGATGCGCAATGGTTGCGCACCCAAATTCAAAATCGCCACCGAAATTTTGGATAATTTAAGAGCTGGCGAATTTATCGAAAACAATGGCGACTTGAAG tgTTATACCAGATGCATAGCTCAGCTGGCAGGCACG GTAACTAAAAAGGGTGATTTTAGCGTGCAAAAAGCGTTAGCACAAATTCCAATTATATTGCCACCTGAGATGCAGGACCCAGCTAAGGAAGCGTTGAATGCTTGTAAGGATGTGC AAAAAAACTATAAGGAATCTTGCGATAAGGTCTTCTACACAACGAAATGTGTGCGCGACTTTGATCCAGCTACATTTAAATTTCCATaa